In the genome of Ureibacillus sp. FSL W7-1570, the window TGATGTTTTTGCACCGTGCTTATCTTCGAATGACTGAACGACCACTGCAGCGGAGGCATCCCCAGTAACATTAAGGGATGTACGGATCATATCCAAAATCCGGTCAACCCCTGCAACAAGGGCCAATGCTTCAAGCGGCAATCCGACCGCTGTAATCACCATGGTGAGCATAATCAGTCCAGCCCCTGGAACACCCGCAGTGCCAATCGATGCGAGAGTGGCTACCAATATGATCATCAATTGCTGCGTAAATGAAAGATCGACTCCCAAGAACTGTGCAATGAACACCACACATACCCCTTGGTACAGCGCAGTCCCGTCCATATTGATTGTAGCCCCCAGCGGCAAAACAAAACTGCTCACTTTCTTGGACACACCCAAATGTTCTTCTGTATTTTGGATCGTGATCGGCAATGTGGCGGAACTGCTTGAAGTACTGAAAGCAACCAGACTGGCCGGCAAAATCCCTTTGAAAAACTTTACAGGGCTAAAGTTGGCCAACAATTTCACGGAACTTGAATAAACAATCAGGGCATGAAGGATGCATCCCGCATATACGACGAGAATCAATTTGATGAGTGGGAGCAGGACTGAAGCGCCATATTGTCCGACGACCGGTGCAATCAATCCGAAAATACCGATTGGAGCCACTTTCATAATGATGTGAGTGATTTTATACATGATTTCTGCAAGACCATCGAAAAAGTGGTATACAGGTTTTGCCCGGTCTCCGACAATGGCAATGGCAATTCCGAGGAAAAGGGCGAAAAAGATAATTTGGAGCATATTGGCTTCAACCAAGGATTGGATCGGATTCGTAGGGATGATATTCAATAACGTATCAATAATGCCAGGCACTTCCGCAGGTTCAGCCGCTTCTTCCGATAGTTTCAAATCGAGCCCTGAACCCGGTTTGAAAAGGTTTGCCAAAATCAAACCGATCAATACCGCAATCGCAGTGGTGATCAAATAATAAACAATCGTAATGCCGCCCATTCTGCCGATGCGTCTTACATCCCCTGTTCCCGCAACACCGACAACAAGCGATGCGAGCACCAGCGGAACAATGATAAATTTAATGAGCCTTAAAAATAAATCCCCCAGCGGTTTGACCACTTCAATACCGGGACCCACAATCACGCCGGCAATAATGGCAAGAACAAAGGCAATCAGGATTTGGGTAAGCAGACCGATCTTTTTCATTTTTCCCCTCCTTCAAGTTGTTTGGAATCAGGGGTTGGACATCGATGGATTATTTTGGATGAAAGGTACAAATCCCCCCTTTCGACTTGAAAATCAAGTGCTGTGCTTTATGGGTTTCGAGGTATTTTGTAGGGAAAACGTTTCCATCATTGCGGCTATTGTTTCAATCCTATGCATGAAAGGGCTTGGACTATGAAGATATTTCTTTAAAAAGTCTAAAAGAATTAAATGGGGACAAGGGGCAAGATGAAAGGATTTTATCATTGTAAACGATGAATGGAGTTTACCGATTGGATCAAGCGAAACCATATTCATTATTTCATTATGATTGTAACGTTTTGGATTTTTTCCGTCTAAAAAATATAGATTATCCAAAAAGGTCTTAACCGAAAAACTTTATATATTTTAAAAAGTTTTGGAGTGGTTCATTTTTTCTTTTCAAAAATATAGGCTGAAACATAACGAGCTTCAAGAGGTATTAAAAATTTAGAACAGCCCATGAAATTTCGTTACAAAATTTCATGGGCTGTTTTCATTTTATTAAGAAGGTTTTGTCCCACCCTCAATCCGTACGAACTGCCGCGTTTCTAAATCAAAAAAATTTGTTTGTTAACGCTCCCGGTTCCTAGTCGCGGAAGTAACGGGTGGAAAGTTATACAAACATTACAATTAAATATCCCTTTAGATTTATATAAACATGAATTGTTCTTTTAACCAATGGTATGTTTATATGCACAAGTCCATACAATTATACATTTTGGACTCATGCTGAATAAAGATAAAAACATAATAAACTTGTCTTGCAGATTATAGGTATCTTGAGCCAGAAAGACTGACCATTCAAAATCCCCGGACCAATTCAATTTCAATCCACTTTCTTACACTATTGATAAACCAAATTTTCGAACAGCTTTTCAAATCATCCAAGGTCAAAACCTTTTCCTGAATCTTCTCCGCTTTCAACAGATGCTCACGGAAAGTGCCTGCAAGGAGCCCGCTTTTGACAGGCGGCGTCCACAGTTTCCCGTCGATTTCCAACACGACATTCCCGTTGATGAACTCTGTCAATTCCCCTCTTTCATTCCATAGCAGAACATCAAAAATTTCATCTGACGCCGGCTTGAACTGCTCATAAATATCCCGATTCGTCGTTTTGTGATATAAAAATAAATGTTCCGAATGGATTGGGCTTTTGGCAAGAATCGCTTTTTTCGGAGACTGCATTTTCACAATCGGCTGACCTTCGATTATACAAGCACCGTTTTGCTCCAATAGCAATCGCACTTTCCATTGGCCGGAAGGATTCGTTTTTGCAAATTCCTTCAGCTTCTTTTCCACTTCATCCGTGTTGACGGCATACTGAAAATAAGTTGCCGATTTCTTCAAACGGTTCAAATGCTCCTCCAGGAGAAAATACTCGCCGTTATCCAATAGCAAACTCTCCAGCAATTGGAACGCTTTTTCTTCCCTGTTCAGAAAAGCGCATTTGGCAAGAACTTCATGAAATTCGTCTTCAGCGGTGGAGTCCCAAGTAATGCCCCCACCGACACCATAAGTGGCCTTCCCTGTCTGATGGTCGATCACTACTGTCCGAATGGGCACGTTAAAAATGGCTTCTTGATCGGGCGTGATGTATCCAATAGCCCCGCAATACACTTCCCGGGGTGATTTTTCCAGCTGTGAGATGATATCCATTGTGCTGGCTTTTGGAGCCCCTGTAATGGAGCCGCAAGGAAAGATGGCTTTAAATACATCCACCAGTTCCGCATCTTTTTTCAACTTCGCCGTCACAGTCGAAGTCATTTGATGCACCGTCGGATATTGTTCGATTTCAAATAATTTGTCCACTTTCACCGTTCCCGTTTCCGCAACGGCTCCTACATCATTCCGCAGCAAATCCACAATCATTACATTTTCCGCACGGTTTTTTTCGGAATGATACAGCCAATTTGCCCGTTCCAGATCCTCTTCAAAGGTTTTTCCCCTTTTCACCGTACCTTTCATCGGCCGGGTTGTGATGTGATTTCCTTTCATATGGAAAAACAATTCGGGAGAGGCGGACAGGATGCTGTGTTCCCCTGTATGTATATAAGCACAAAAATTTGCCTTTTGGGCTTTTTTCATTTTATCAAATAAGGCAAAAGCGTCCCCTTGAAAGCGGGCATGTAATCGGATCGTATAATTCGTCTGGTAAGTGATCCCCTTTGCAATGGCGTCTTTAATGGATTGAATGGCTTCCCGATATTCCGATTCATTCGTATCAGGCTCCCACTCCGTCAATGAATAGGAACCTTGACTTGCCATCACTTGATATGTAGGTTCTTTATAAAGGCCGAACCACAACAAAGGCATCTGATAATCCGCCTTTGTTTTTAATGAAGAGTCGAAAGCCGGGGCGCTCTCATAAGATAAAAACCCCGCCGCATAATACCCTTTCTTTACCCATTCTTGCACTTCTTGAAGACAAGTTAACACTTCATGCATTTGGCTGGCAGAAATGATTTTTTCCGGATGAAGAAAAGCAATAGGCTCAATCATTCCATTCGATTTTGCAAATTCGAAATAGAGAAATGGCGTTAGTTCGTTCATGAATCATTTCCTTTTCTGTTTAGAAATTTCTATACATAGTATAGTAAAATTGTGTGTTATTGCAAATTTTTATTTTTTATCAACCATGAATCCAACAGCTTTGAGAAGAGAAAAGATGTGGCTGATTCATGCATAAATCAAGCAGGATATTAGCCAAAGATGGCACAATAATAGTCATTCTGCTTCAAATTTGTAAACATAATAGCCAGAGGAGGAAAAAAGGGAATATTGAGAGGTGATAATAGTCAAATAGAGGAAGATATTAGTCATTTTTTCAAAGATAATAGTCAATCTTAAGAAGATAATAGCCATTGTGGAAAAATAGGGAATGCTGAGAGGCGATAATAGTCAAATAGAGGAAGATATTAGTCATTTCTTCAAAGATAATAGTCAATCTTAAGAAGATAATAGCCATTGTGGAAAAATAGGGAATACTGAGAGGCGATAATAGTCAAAGTTGATTCGATAATAGCCAAAATGCCAAGGATAATAGTCAAACTTGGCAAAATAATTGCCAAAGCATTAGAAAAGAGCGAATGAGAAAGCCAATCATCATTCTCATTCGCTCTTTTGAATAAACCCACGTTTTCTAGAACAAAGACATTTGTTCCTTTTCTGTTAGTCTTTCCAACGCTTCCGGTTCATGGTCGCGGAAGTATGCGTGGTGGAGCCATTTTTCCGTTGTGACGATTTGTTTATTGGCTTGTTTGGCTTCACGGAGTTTGCAGCTATAAATTACAGGGAAATAATCCCGCAAAAACTTCCCTTCCGCATGGGCGGTCAATGCGATGATTTGAAATCCCAATTGTTCCGCAACAAAGAAAACCGGACTGAGCACATGATCGCTCGATGCTTTGCCGAATGGATTGTCCAAAATCACCACCCGGCTGTGCTTCATGTTTGTTTTTTGATGCTGTTTCTTTTCAGCGACGTATTTTAACAAGCCCAAAAACAACGTCATATTTTTGCTCCATTTTTCTCCGCCTGACCATACATTGCTCTGCTCCCAAGAATAGGACCTTGTCGACACTTTATTTTCGTTTGTCACTTTGCGGCAACTTACTTTCATGCCTTCATTTTTCATCACCACTTGCAGAAGCTGTTTGGTTTGCATCCACATTTCAATGTCATTCCGAACTTTCGTTTCATCCTGAAGGCCATTTTCTTTTACATAACGATCCGACTCCAGTTGAAGCATGATCCACTCAATGTAATCGCGGATCCGCTGCTTACCTTCTTCTTCGTCCCATTGAGGGATCGTAAAAGTATAAATCGTTTTCCATTGATCCTCTTCTTTTACTTTTGTATGTTTTGGAATTTGTTTCAACTCTTCTACCACTGTTTTTAAATGGTTATGGATTTGGTTTATATATGCTTGCAATTCCTCATCTTTTTGCCGTATATGTTCATTGGCATAATTCGTCGACCGCTCGATTCGGATCATCATATTCTTTTTAAAATCCAATAACTCTTCATAACCCGTCTTATAATCCACACCTTCAATCGCCATTTTTTGCAATTTATTATCAGAAATCGTTGAACAAAACTGCTTATAAGCTTGTTTTTGGGCATCCACCGCTTCCTTTTCCTTCTCCACTTGTCCACTATGTTGCTCCAATTCTTGGATAATGGCTTTCACCATTTTCTTCCGATTATAGATAAAATCCATTTTTTCATTTTCACTTAAAGGGATTGTCACGACTTGCGGTGCGTTAAAATGATGTTTTTCAATGAATTTGATCAGCTCGCGTTCCGCTTCATCAATCTTGTTTTGCTCCCGTGACACTTGTTCCATCTGTTCATCCAAATAATTCTTCTCTTTTTGAAGCGCCTTCTTTTCTTCAGCAAGCTCTTCTTCCGCTTGGTTTAATGGAACGGAGAATGTGTAAATATCATGATCCGGAAAATTTTCACGGAAAAGCTGTTTCAAATGATTTCTTTTTCCTTTTTGCTCTTCCTTTGCAGAAAGCTTTTCAGTAACCTGTTTTTCCAACTTGTTTAATGCCTGTTTCAACTCTTTTATTTTGATAATCTTATTTTGCAATAAATGTTCTCCATCTGATGGAAATTCCCAATGTTCATGCACATTTTCACATTCATTGCGGATCTGATCCATCTCTTCCTGCAGTTTAGTCAAATTGTGTTTGGCATTGGCCAGCTTTTCATTCAATTCTCCTATACTTTTTGACGCTTGATGGATTTTCAAATTCAGCGTCTGGATTTTGTCGCGGAGATTTTTCCGGCTTTCCCCGGTAAAAATTGGGGTCAATGATTGCACTTCTTTATACTCTTCATCATTTTTAAGAGAATCTAATTTCCATTTTAAATTTTGTTTGCGTTCCTCCAGTGCAGCCTTTTGTTCGTTATAATCCAATAATTGTGCGGCTAAATGTGCTTTTTTGGCTTTTATATTGGCCAATACGTCTTTCAACTCTTTTTCAACTTCCTTGGCCTCTTTTACTTCACGGCAATAATGGAAATATTGATTCCCTTCCTGGATTTTCCGTTCAAGCCCTTGCATTTCTTCTTGGCAAAGTTCCATTTGTTCCCCGATGGTTGTGATTTGATGCTTCAGATTCTTTCGCTGCTGCTCCGCATTTTCAATTTCTCTTTCGATTTGTTCGATTTTTAACATCGTTTCCGACCATCTTTTTTGAAAATCGGTCAGCCGTTCATATGGATAGTCTTTCAAAAATTGTTGGAAGGCTTGTAGGGCATATTCCCATTCTTTTTGTTCCGTTTCTTTCAGTTCTCTTTCCTTCGTCGCTTTTTCCGCATCCACACGGACTTTTTCTTTCCATTGCGCAAAGGTCTCTTCCATCATTCCTTTTTCCCAATGAGCAGGAATAATCCAGGAAGGCTCCGGTTGGACGGCATCTTTCTTTATCTTCGCCGCTTCTTCGGTCGTCAGTATTTGAATCGGGTATCGAAGTTCATCGGCAAGGTCTTCCACTTTCTTTTGCAATTCTTCCTTCGATTTATTGGTTGTAATCAAAGTGACAGCCCATAACGGATAGAAGATTTTTTCTTCATAATCCGCTTCATTCAGCATCTGCAAATATTCAATACCCGTTACACAATAGTCCAATTGATTTTTCCATGATTTTATCCGCGCTTCAATCAACGGATCGCTGAAAAATGTTTTCTGTTCCCCATAATCATCGACTAAACGCAATGCCACCCGCTCTTTGTATAATAAAACCTCTTTTTCCTTTTTCAATTTTTCGATGGTTTCATAAAGCCGGTTATAAATGGAGTGTTCATTTTCATAGACCGATTCCAGAATGGCCCATTGCGGTCTTAATCTTCCCAAAATTTGAATCATTTTTCTTTGTTCATTTTCAATTTGGCTTTTCTCGTTTTTCAATTGTTCTTTGGCAACATGCAAACCGTTCTTCTCATTTTTTAATTTTTCGATGGTTTCATCCAGCTCAATCGATTGCTTCTCTTTTTCCTTCTTCTCTCCGTGCAGCCGTATCAGTTCTTCATCCAAAAATTGATGGCGGTTTTGCCATTCGGCCATTTTCTCTTCCACTTGTTCGTGCTGTGGATTGGAAAGCAAAGTTTGTTTCAACCTTTCGATATCCGCTTCCCTCATTTGGATGGTTTTCTGAACACCGGCGATTTCCCTTTGCTTATCCAAATCATGTTTTTCGATGGACCGCTTTTCTTCCTGCAAAGTATCGATTTGCCTTACAATCGGATTGAGTTCGAATTGGATTTGTTCCATATT includes:
- a CDS encoding dicarboxylate/amino acid:cation symporter, coding for MKKIGLLTQILIAFVLAIIAGVIVGPGIEVVKPLGDLFLRLIKFIIVPLVLASLVVGVAGTGDVRRIGRMGGITIVYYLITTAIAVLIGLILANLFKPGSGLDLKLSEEAAEPAEVPGIIDTLLNIIPTNPIQSLVEANMLQIIFFALFLGIAIAIVGDRAKPVYHFFDGLAEIMYKITHIIMKVAPIGIFGLIAPVVGQYGASVLLPLIKLILVVYAGCILHALIVYSSSVKLLANFSPVKFFKGILPASLVAFSTSSSSATLPITIQNTEEHLGVSKKVSSFVLPLGATINMDGTALYQGVCVVFIAQFLGVDLSFTQQLMIILVATLASIGTAGVPGAGLIMLTMVITAVGLPLEALALVAGVDRILDMIRTSLNVTGDASAAVVVQSFEDKHGAKTSG
- the pabB gene encoding aminodeoxychorismate synthase component I — translated: MNELTPFLYFEFAKSNGMIEPIAFLHPEKIISASQMHEVLTCLQEVQEWVKKGYYAAGFLSYESAPAFDSSLKTKADYQMPLLWFGLYKEPTYQVMASQGSYSLTEWEPDTNESEYREAIQSIKDAIAKGITYQTNYTIRLHARFQGDAFALFDKMKKAQKANFCAYIHTGEHSILSASPELFFHMKGNHITTRPMKGTVKRGKTFEEDLERANWLYHSEKNRAENVMIVDLLRNDVGAVAETGTVKVDKLFEIEQYPTVHQMTSTVTAKLKKDAELVDVFKAIFPCGSITGAPKASTMDIISQLEKSPREVYCGAIGYITPDQEAIFNVPIRTVVIDHQTGKATYGVGGGITWDSTAEDEFHEVLAKCAFLNREEKAFQLLESLLLDNGEYFLLEEHLNRLKKSATYFQYAVNTDEVEKKLKEFAKTNPSGQWKVRLLLEQNGACIIEGQPIVKMQSPKKAILAKSPIHSEHLFLYHKTTNRDIYEQFKPASDEIFDVLLWNERGELTEFINGNVVLEIDGKLWTPPVKSGLLAGTFREHLLKAEKIQEKVLTLDDLKSCSKIWFINSVRKWIEIELVRGF